From the Primulina tabacum isolate GXHZ01 chromosome 3, ASM2559414v2, whole genome shotgun sequence genome, one window contains:
- the LOC142539599 gene encoding nuclear matrix constituent protein 1-like isoform X1, translating to MFTPQKKLWSLLRSEVGQENGSISGPGSEWNSNSKISRKNKDVDVCENDGANEQELLVNKVLKLENELFEYQYNMGLLLIEKKEWNMKYEEFKHASAEVDESLKRERAAHSIAIAEVEKREENLKKALGTERQCVLDLEKDLREIRTQYAEIKFNTKSKLAEAIALAAGAEEKSLEVEKQVHVADAKLAEVSRKSSELERKLRDMETQENTLRRERFFFAAERETQETALSKQREDLREWENKLKGGEERLVDCRRLLNQREERVNEKDKITKEKQNDLEQLQKIIEMENSTLKMKEEDISSRIAGLALKEKEADVVGKNLEMKEKQLLEWQKKLNTREELEMEKHLDEHKAILEEKQKKFELEMDHKRKLHDEQLKSKAVEVEKKEAEIIRMEEKVKKRDQAIEKKLEKLREKEMDLDSRFKVLEEREKSFKFDEKSLEKDREQMHTEKEDLFNVKADLEYLRADVEKQQLKLKEEHEQLKVTEDERLEHRRLQSELERELDKWRLQNEQLLKETDDLKQEKEKFEKEWEQLDDRRADITKELTDVLEKKKNFEKLRQSEEEMLNNKKIEIQQYVQRELEALKLAKDSFAASMEHEKLTLVEKYKSDESKLLYDFELQKQEFETEMLRRQEEMETHLHDKEKLFKEESKAELNNVTCLREVARRQMEEIKLERNGNEKDKIEISHLKKQVEAQHSEMKKDLMDLIGLSQKLKDQRGQLVKERERFLTFVDKQKNCGICGDSVHEYILSNLNSLTALENFEAPPLPVVAENYLKEPVEGTSVWLINALPPFPINSGSPATDGTMSWFRKCTSKIFKFSPGKKPEPASAVDAIIKHMDMDSPNILRSTENGPEILQVADDSCNVEIMLSKSGTREDEANQALSSNHNPEDVPANSQNSDAKTHSHGPGRNVRPGPTRTRSVKAVIEGGSSFLGQSTKENEIWCVNGCVSESDLFKTQKKRIKRNHMLISQETASNDRHNAGHFDGEHRKKQQRVSATEQKFVEKRYNLRTPKILGATLANGSLHESRKRRKGKTASGKKGKDDRLPGIMASSSEMVEGVGASTDEIHEPGTGVTLSEGFHGSDGDEPVRSTEAASEFSADSPLKTQGDNHEENMDTTNTFTNDMDLIEENITAGCENLEIDNDDGDEVNHPGEVSIRKKIWTFLTM from the exons ctCTTTGAGTATCAGTACAATATGGGGCTTCTTTTGATTGAAAAAAAGGAGTGGAATATGAAGTATGAAGAATTTAAACATGCTTCAGCAGAGGTTGATGAATCCCTCAAGAGAGAACGGGCTGCACATTCAATTGCAATTGCAGAAGTGGAGAAGCGAGAAGAGAATTTAAAGAAGGCATTGGGTACAGAAAGACAATGTGTACTTGAT TTAGAGAAGGATCTGCGTGAGATACGCACACAATACGCTGAAATTAAGTTCAATACTAAATCAAAGCTGGCTGAGGCGATTGCTCTGGCCGCTGGTGCTGAGGAAAAATCATTGGAAGTTGAGAAGCAGGTTCATGTAGCTGATGCCAAACTTGCTGAGGTGAGCAGGAAGAGCTCAGAGTTGGAGAGGAAATTGCGTGACATGGAGACTCAAGAAAACACACTTAGAAGAGAACGGTTCTTTTTTGCTGCAGA GCGTGAAACGCAAGAGACTGCTTTATCTAAACAAAGGGAAGACTTGCGAGAGTGGGAAAACAAATTAAAGGGAGGAGAAGAGAGGCTGGTAGATTGTCGCAGATTGCTGAACCAAAGAGAGGAGAGGGTAAACGAGAAGGATAAGATTACAAAGGAGAAACAGAATGACCTTGAACAACTGCAAAAAATTATTGAGATGGAAAATTCAACCTTAAAGATGAAAGAAGAAGATATAAGCAGCAGAATAGCAGGCCTTGCTCTTAAGGAGAAG GAAGCTGACGTTGTAGGAAAGAACTTAGAGATGAAAGAGAAACAATTGCTAGAATGGCAAAAGAAGTTAAATACCAGAGAAGAA TTGGAGATGGAGAAACACTTGGATGAACATAAGGCCATTCTGGAAGAAAAGCAGAAGAAATTTGAGTTGGAGATGGATCACAAAAGAAAGCTTCATGATGAACAGTTGAAAAGCAAGGCGGTTGAAGTGGAGAAAAAAGAAGCTGAAATTATTCGTATGGAAGAGAAAGTGAAGAAAAGAGATCAAGCAATTGAAAAGAAATTGGAGAAATTGAGGGAAAAGGAAATGGATTTGGATTCCAGATTTAAAGTTTTGGAGGAAAGAGAAAAGTCTTTTAAATTTGATGAGAAGAGCTTGGAGAAAGATAGGGAACAAATGCATACTGAAAAAGAAGACTTGTTTAATGTCAAGGCTGATCTTGAATACCTCAGGGCTGACGTTGAAAAACAGCAACTGAAGTTAAAAGAAGAACATGAACAATTAAAGGTAACAGAAGATGAAAGACTGGAGCATAGACGCCTGCAATCTGAGTTGGAAAGGGAGTTGGACAAGTGGAGGTTGCAAAATGAACAGCTTTTGAAGGAGACGGATGATTTGAAGCAAGAAAAGGAGAAATTTGAGAAAGAATGGGAACAGCTGGATGATAGAAGAGCTGATATAACGAAAGAATTGACTGATGTTCTCGAGAagaaaaagaattttgaaaaacTAAGGCAGTCTGAAGAGGAAATGTTAAATAACAAGAAGATCGAAATACAACAGTACGTGCAGAGGGAATTGGAAGCTCTTAAATTAGCAAAAGATTCTTTTGCTGCTAGCATGGAGCATGAGAAGTTAACATTGgttgaaaaatataaaagtgACGAAAGTAAACTCCTATACGATTTTGAACTGCAGAAACAAGAATTTGAGACTGAAATGCTGAGAAGGCAGGAAGAGATGGAGACTCATTTGCATGACAAAGAAAAATTGTTCAAGGAAGAGAGCAAGGCAGAGCTTAACAATGTTACTTGCCTGAGGGAAGTGGCGAGAAGACAAATGGAAGAGATAAAGTTGGAAAGAAATGGGAACGAAAAAGACAAAATAGAAATTTCACATCTTAAGAAGCAAGTGGAGGCCCAACATTCTGAGATGAAAAAAGATTTAATGGATCTTATTGGACTAAGTCAAAAGTTGAAGGATCAAAGGGGACAACTTGTCAAGGAAAGAGAGCGCTTCCTTACATTTGTTGATAAACAGAAGAACTGCGGTATATGTGGGGATAGTGTTCATGAGTATATACTATCCAATCTTAATTCTCTAACTGCGTTGGAAAACTTTGAGGCCCCTCCATTGCCAGTAGTAGCGGAAAATTATTTGAAGGAGCCGGTCGAAGGCACATCTGTGTGGTTAATCAATGCATTGCCCCCTTTCCCCATTAATTCAGGATCTCCTGCTACTGATGGAACCATGTCTTGGTTTAGAAAATGTACCTCTAAGATATTTAAATTCTCACCAGGAAAAAAACCAGAACCTGCTTCTGCCGTGGATGCAATCATAAAGCACATGGACATGGATTCACCAAATATCTTAAGAAGCACTGAAAATGGACCAGAAATCCTACAGGTTGCTGATGATTCTTGTAATGTTGAAATAATGCTGTCCAAAAGTGGCACCAGGGAGGATGAAGCTAATCAAGCTTTATCTTCTAATCATAACCCTGAAGATGTTCCAGCAAATTCTCAGAATTCTGATGCGAAGACTCACTCCCATGGACCTGGAAGGAATGTCAGGCCCGGGCCAACTAGAACACGTTCTGTGAAAGCTGTGATTGAAGGTGGTAGCTCTTTTCTAGGGCAATCGaccaaagagaatgagatttGGTGTGTTAATGGTTGTGTATCAGAATCTGATCTCtttaaaacacaaaaaaagAGAATAAAGCGAAACCACATGCTTATATCACAAGAAACGGCAAGCAATGACAGACACAATGCAGGCCATTTTGATGGTGAGCACAGAAAGAAGCAACAAAGAGTTTCTGCTACTGAACAAAAATTTGTTGAGAAACGTTATAACCTCCGGACACCCAAAAT TTTAGGAGCTACTTTAGCAAATGGATCTTTGCATGAATCAAGGAAAAGGAGAAAGGGAAAGACAGCCAGTGGTAAAAAAGGCAAAGATGACAGATTACCTGGCATTATGGCTAGCTCTTCCGAAATGGTTGAAGGTGTTGGAGCTTCAACAGATGAAATTCATGAACCTGGAACTGGAGTTACTCTTTCTGAGGGATTTCATGGCAGTGATGGTGACGAGCCTGTGAGGAGTACTGAAGCAGCTAGTGAGTTTTCAGCAGACAGCCCT TTGAAAACTCAGGGGGACAATCATGAAGAAAATATGGACACAACCAATACTTTTACAAATGACATGGATTTGATAGAGGAAAATATAACTGCAGGATGTGAGAACCTTGAGATTGACAATGATGATGGCGATGAGGTCAATCATCCAGGTGAAGTTTCAATCAGAAAAAAGATATGGACTTTTCTCACCATGTAG
- the LOC142539599 gene encoding nuclear matrix constituent protein 1-like isoform X2, translating to MFTPQKKLWSLLRSEVGQENGSISGPGSEWNSNSKISRKNKDVDVCENDGANEQELLVNKVLKLENELFEYQYNMGLLLIEKKEWNMKYEEFKHASAEVDESLKRERAAHSIAIAEVEKREENLKKALGTERQCVLDLEKDLREIRTQYAEIKFNTKSKLAEAIALAAGAEEKSLEVEKQVHVADAKLAEVSRKSSELERKLRDMETQENTLRRERFFFAAERETQETALSKQREDLREWENKLKGGEERLVDCRRLLNQREERVNEKDKITKEKQNDLEQLQKIIEMENSTLKMKEEDISSRIAGLALKEKEADVVGKNLEMKEKQLLEWQKKLNTREELEMEKHLDEHKAILEEKQKKFELEMDHKRKLHDEQLKSKAVEVEKKEAEIIRMEEKVKKRDQAIEKKLEKLREKEMDLDSRFKVLEEREKSFKFDEKSLEKDREQMHTEKEDLFNVKADLEYLRADVEKQQLKLKEEHEQLKVTEDERLEHRRLQSELERELDKWRLQNEQLLKETDDLKQEKEKFEKEWEQLDDRRADITKELTDVLEKKKNFEKLRQSEEEMLNNKKIEIQQYVQRELEALKLAKDSFAASMEHEKLTLVEKYKSDESKLLYDFELQKQEFETEMLRRQEEMETHLHDKEKLFKEESKAELNNVTCLREVARRQMEEIKLERNGNEKDKIEISHLKKQVEAQHSEMKKDLMDLIGLSQKLKDQRGQLVKERERFLTFVDKQKNCGICGDSVHEYILSNLNSLTALENFEAPPLPVVAENYLKEPVEGTSVWLINALPPFPINSGSPATDGTMSWFRKCTSKIFKFSPGKKPEPASAVDAIIKHMDMDSPNILRSTENGPEILQVADDSCNVEIMLSKSGTREDEANQALSSNHNPEDVPANSQNSDAKTHSHGPGRNVRPGPTRTRSVKAVIEGGSSFLGQSTKENEIWCVNGCVSESDLFKTQKKRIKRNHMLISQETASNDRHNAGHFDGEHRKKQQRVSATEQKFVEKRYNLRTPKILGATLANGSLHESRKRRKGKTASGKKGKDDRLPGIMASSSEMVEGVGASTDEIHEPGTGVTLSEGFHGSDGDEPVRSTEAASEFSADSPLKTQGDNHEENMDTTNTFTNDMDLIEENITAGCENLEIDNDDGDEVNHPGCRISC from the exons ctCTTTGAGTATCAGTACAATATGGGGCTTCTTTTGATTGAAAAAAAGGAGTGGAATATGAAGTATGAAGAATTTAAACATGCTTCAGCAGAGGTTGATGAATCCCTCAAGAGAGAACGGGCTGCACATTCAATTGCAATTGCAGAAGTGGAGAAGCGAGAAGAGAATTTAAAGAAGGCATTGGGTACAGAAAGACAATGTGTACTTGAT TTAGAGAAGGATCTGCGTGAGATACGCACACAATACGCTGAAATTAAGTTCAATACTAAATCAAAGCTGGCTGAGGCGATTGCTCTGGCCGCTGGTGCTGAGGAAAAATCATTGGAAGTTGAGAAGCAGGTTCATGTAGCTGATGCCAAACTTGCTGAGGTGAGCAGGAAGAGCTCAGAGTTGGAGAGGAAATTGCGTGACATGGAGACTCAAGAAAACACACTTAGAAGAGAACGGTTCTTTTTTGCTGCAGA GCGTGAAACGCAAGAGACTGCTTTATCTAAACAAAGGGAAGACTTGCGAGAGTGGGAAAACAAATTAAAGGGAGGAGAAGAGAGGCTGGTAGATTGTCGCAGATTGCTGAACCAAAGAGAGGAGAGGGTAAACGAGAAGGATAAGATTACAAAGGAGAAACAGAATGACCTTGAACAACTGCAAAAAATTATTGAGATGGAAAATTCAACCTTAAAGATGAAAGAAGAAGATATAAGCAGCAGAATAGCAGGCCTTGCTCTTAAGGAGAAG GAAGCTGACGTTGTAGGAAAGAACTTAGAGATGAAAGAGAAACAATTGCTAGAATGGCAAAAGAAGTTAAATACCAGAGAAGAA TTGGAGATGGAGAAACACTTGGATGAACATAAGGCCATTCTGGAAGAAAAGCAGAAGAAATTTGAGTTGGAGATGGATCACAAAAGAAAGCTTCATGATGAACAGTTGAAAAGCAAGGCGGTTGAAGTGGAGAAAAAAGAAGCTGAAATTATTCGTATGGAAGAGAAAGTGAAGAAAAGAGATCAAGCAATTGAAAAGAAATTGGAGAAATTGAGGGAAAAGGAAATGGATTTGGATTCCAGATTTAAAGTTTTGGAGGAAAGAGAAAAGTCTTTTAAATTTGATGAGAAGAGCTTGGAGAAAGATAGGGAACAAATGCATACTGAAAAAGAAGACTTGTTTAATGTCAAGGCTGATCTTGAATACCTCAGGGCTGACGTTGAAAAACAGCAACTGAAGTTAAAAGAAGAACATGAACAATTAAAGGTAACAGAAGATGAAAGACTGGAGCATAGACGCCTGCAATCTGAGTTGGAAAGGGAGTTGGACAAGTGGAGGTTGCAAAATGAACAGCTTTTGAAGGAGACGGATGATTTGAAGCAAGAAAAGGAGAAATTTGAGAAAGAATGGGAACAGCTGGATGATAGAAGAGCTGATATAACGAAAGAATTGACTGATGTTCTCGAGAagaaaaagaattttgaaaaacTAAGGCAGTCTGAAGAGGAAATGTTAAATAACAAGAAGATCGAAATACAACAGTACGTGCAGAGGGAATTGGAAGCTCTTAAATTAGCAAAAGATTCTTTTGCTGCTAGCATGGAGCATGAGAAGTTAACATTGgttgaaaaatataaaagtgACGAAAGTAAACTCCTATACGATTTTGAACTGCAGAAACAAGAATTTGAGACTGAAATGCTGAGAAGGCAGGAAGAGATGGAGACTCATTTGCATGACAAAGAAAAATTGTTCAAGGAAGAGAGCAAGGCAGAGCTTAACAATGTTACTTGCCTGAGGGAAGTGGCGAGAAGACAAATGGAAGAGATAAAGTTGGAAAGAAATGGGAACGAAAAAGACAAAATAGAAATTTCACATCTTAAGAAGCAAGTGGAGGCCCAACATTCTGAGATGAAAAAAGATTTAATGGATCTTATTGGACTAAGTCAAAAGTTGAAGGATCAAAGGGGACAACTTGTCAAGGAAAGAGAGCGCTTCCTTACATTTGTTGATAAACAGAAGAACTGCGGTATATGTGGGGATAGTGTTCATGAGTATATACTATCCAATCTTAATTCTCTAACTGCGTTGGAAAACTTTGAGGCCCCTCCATTGCCAGTAGTAGCGGAAAATTATTTGAAGGAGCCGGTCGAAGGCACATCTGTGTGGTTAATCAATGCATTGCCCCCTTTCCCCATTAATTCAGGATCTCCTGCTACTGATGGAACCATGTCTTGGTTTAGAAAATGTACCTCTAAGATATTTAAATTCTCACCAGGAAAAAAACCAGAACCTGCTTCTGCCGTGGATGCAATCATAAAGCACATGGACATGGATTCACCAAATATCTTAAGAAGCACTGAAAATGGACCAGAAATCCTACAGGTTGCTGATGATTCTTGTAATGTTGAAATAATGCTGTCCAAAAGTGGCACCAGGGAGGATGAAGCTAATCAAGCTTTATCTTCTAATCATAACCCTGAAGATGTTCCAGCAAATTCTCAGAATTCTGATGCGAAGACTCACTCCCATGGACCTGGAAGGAATGTCAGGCCCGGGCCAACTAGAACACGTTCTGTGAAAGCTGTGATTGAAGGTGGTAGCTCTTTTCTAGGGCAATCGaccaaagagaatgagatttGGTGTGTTAATGGTTGTGTATCAGAATCTGATCTCtttaaaacacaaaaaaagAGAATAAAGCGAAACCACATGCTTATATCACAAGAAACGGCAAGCAATGACAGACACAATGCAGGCCATTTTGATGGTGAGCACAGAAAGAAGCAACAAAGAGTTTCTGCTACTGAACAAAAATTTGTTGAGAAACGTTATAACCTCCGGACACCCAAAAT TTTAGGAGCTACTTTAGCAAATGGATCTTTGCATGAATCAAGGAAAAGGAGAAAGGGAAAGACAGCCAGTGGTAAAAAAGGCAAAGATGACAGATTACCTGGCATTATGGCTAGCTCTTCCGAAATGGTTGAAGGTGTTGGAGCTTCAACAGATGAAATTCATGAACCTGGAACTGGAGTTACTCTTTCTGAGGGATTTCATGGCAGTGATGGTGACGAGCCTGTGAGGAGTACTGAAGCAGCTAGTGAGTTTTCAGCAGACAGCCCT TTGAAAACTCAGGGGGACAATCATGAAGAAAATATGGACACAACCAATACTTTTACAAATGACATGGATTTGATAGAGGAAAATATAACTGCAGGATGTGAGAACCTTGAGATTGACAATGATGATGGCGATGAGGTCAATCATCCAG GCTGCAGGATTTCATGTTGA